The region gggctcaacaagctgttctaaaaagccaaagaaacacacagcagcatagaaaccccaccgccaactagcgttttggcagtgaattacagagcgacacagacacacaagtataaatcagcctttaatgctgctgcaagtttatggttagggtgactggtgtccctgatcaGCCTTCCTTatacacctgctgctgtaaatgtcctcaatggaggcaagctcacatccacagatgcgctgggctttCCGTACcactctgcagtgcccagtgatcaaggttggtgcagtttccataccaggtggtgatacagccagtcaggatgctctcaatggtatcctgcaggtcttgaggatttggaggCTTATGCTGAACTTGTCACCTGATGTAGAAGACGCTGTCCTTTTCTTTGCCACAGCAGTCCAAGTGTTatctttggtgatgtgtataccaaggaacttgaaactactgtattcaccctttcaactgcagtcccattgatgttgattgggTTGAACATGGTTCCAGTCTTGGCACCTCTGTGTCAGGGTGTTAACCTTTCTGCAGGCTGTTATGTCATCGCTAGAAAAAAAAAAGGCTGATCGACGTGTCATtcgcaaatttgatcagcagattgaagCTGTGTGGCAGcagtcgtgggtgtaaagggagtagaagAGGGGACTCAGGATACAACCCTGGGGGACACCTGTGTTGAAGGTCAAAGGTGaaagcccatccttaccacctgtcagCCATCCAATaggaaactgttgtgcatgataaTCCCAATCACCAGTTTCCGGGataactcaaaccaccccatttggcaccaacacTCATCCCACAGTCAAGGTGACTTAGATcacctttcttccccattctcatgcTTGGTcttaacaactgaacctcttcaccatgtcATGTGCTTCCACGCATTGAATTGCTGTCACAATTGCCCATTAAGATATTTGGCATTAACAAGTAGGTatactgaataaagtggccacagaatgtTACATCTGGTGAATTTTTGTTCAGCGACCAATTGCTTTTATTTTACAGCACTGGCTGTCTGTAATGTCCCCCTTGTTCTTTTCCCATGCCTAGAAAATTCCCTGAAATCCACATTCAGTTTCAACCAGCCTTGAAAGCAGTTTTCAGAGCCATGCATTTCAATTGCTCTTACAATACCAGGTTCCATGCCATACCCTTGCAAGTGAAATCCTCAAAAATGATTCTATGGATTCCTTCCAAAACCCTCAGACCACATTAAAAATGGTGAGAATTGCAAAATGGTGAGAATTGCATGCAACACTGGATGACCCGCAAATTCACTTTTGATACACAAGCACATATTCCATCTCCTACTCCCAGCTACACTCCAGCCCTAGCATCCTTCCTAGCTCCTCCCACTGGGCACCTTTTCCACCCATGCCCCATTCAACTAACTAGCCCCATTCATGGCTGCATGCGGCCAACACATCTGGAAATTAGTATTAAGGAGTTTCAGTCAAGGAAGAGGAAAAATTATAATAATGACGAATTCTGAGAAAGATACAAATCTGAATTGTACTTTGAGGGGACCCAACCCCTCCCACTGCATGCAATTCTACCAAGCACTGCTCCTCAAAAATCAGATTTATTTAAAATTAATCAATACTCTTGTGTCAAAAATGTTCTAAAGTGCTGATGACAGTGCAACAAATAAAATTAGTCACAGCAGTGTATACATAAAACATTTTAATTTCTGATTTGCATCTTATTGCTTCCACTGTCGATTGTACAGATTTAACCACTACTTTGTTTTGCAGCGAGCCTCTTGTCTCTCTCTTCAGCAATGGTAAGGCGGATACCCTTTCCACGAGGCAAGGAAACCCATGGCTTGTTACCCTAAGTGATGAAAATAGATCATTCATAAATCAATGCTTTCCTGTGGTCTACAGTTCCAGTAACATGACCTCAATAATCACTTAATTCAACACCACTTAACTTTCACCATTGCCTGTCTCCCTCCTCCTTGCTTTGCCCAGAAAGCAATGACACACTGCATTATAATTAGCATATTTCACAatcatgttgtgagtgttgattttGACAGCCTGTTCAGACATGTGCACTACCTTGATACAAAAAAACTATTGTACATTGGTGTATCACAGAACTAATCCCCACTCACAAAACATTCTAGAATAGGTGGAAATATTTAAAGGAGCACAGTTAACACATAAATTCATCACTAACAGAGTATAAAATTACACAAGGAAACAGAACACAGCAATCATGCGAGTAATCATTTGAATCAAAGTCCGGAAATCTATAAATCAAACTGTAGAACATTTAAATGGTGCTTTCATAACCAAAAAATATCATCCCAAAATATATAACCATTTAAGTACCTTAAAGTGCAGTCAGTTATATGCACCAAATGGTTGTGCAGGGGGAAGACTGCACAAACAGCAAGAGATTAGTTCCGTTTCTTTCTCCTGTGAACTCCCATTCCACCCACAAAAAACTAGAGCTCTTCTTTAAATAATGCCATGGGAGTTATATTCACTTTGAGGAAAATAGGGATTTGGTACCTCACCATAAAGGCAGCATTTTCAATGCTCAGTAGTCCCTCAGTGCTGCACTGGGGTCTACTGAAGTGACTGTATGTTCTAGCTTAGAAGACATCACTAACAGCAAGTCATAAAATACACAAAGTTTCATCACCAGTCACACAAACCTGAACACTGAACCAACTATACCAATGTACAGCAGTTAGGTTTTGTAACAAgagtgaagggtttcagcccaaaacatcaactgatgATTCCCCTTCATTGCTACTGTTcagcttactgagttcctcctgcattttgtgcatTGTTCAAGATTTTCAGCCAACTGCAAAATGTGTTAGTAATTGTGTTTAAAGATATGTTCAAGTTTACTGGTCCAAAAACAAACTATGCTGCCATACAGTTCCTACAGCTATTTCCAATTAATACTGTTATCTATAACCAAACATTTCACAAAAaaacacacaagattctgcagatgctggaaatccagaacacaatgctggagaaactacggtcaggcagcatctatggaaatgaatacagttgatgtttggggctgagacctttcatcagatgaCTGGAGAGGAATGGGGAAGACTCTAGAATATAATggtgggaaggaggacaagccatTCGATAGATGCGAAGgcaggtgggtaggggagggcaTGAAGTAAAAAGCTTCACAGGTGctcagtggaaaaggcaaagggctggagaagaagcagGGGCACCAGGGGGGGTGACAGACAGGTGAGGGAATAAGGGCCCAGAGTGGGGAAATTTAAGCgggaagggaaggaaaaaaattGACAGCACTAAGATTTATACTCACCTTTCCAATAACAAAAATGTTGGAAAGCCTGGTAGCAAAGCTATTACCATTGGCATCCTTTACGTGAACAACATCGAAAGAGCCAGGATGCCTCTCCCGGTTTGTGATTACCCCAATACGGCCCAAGTTAGCACCTCCTATCACCATACACAAGTTGCCTGCAGGTACAAAGAAATGGGACAACGGGTTAATAGGAGACAAATTATACTTTTTTTCCAGATGGAATGTTATTAAATTACAAAGTCTGTGCTATATCCTACAGAAATATTATGCACATTTACATCTTGTTATAATCAGGTACCAAAAATCTCTCACACAGCACCCAAGCCACTCTTACAACCAATTATTTCCATGTGTCTTCAGTTGAAGTAATACAAACTGGCTTTGATACAATTCAAAATGAATCTGTAAATCAGAGTGCACATTGCTATAACATTTATATGTGGAACAATAGTGAAAATGTTCAAGTTCCTGCCTTTTTCAGTATATCAATGCTAATGTTCTGAAGAGTTTGTCATTTAATACAGAACAaaattcctacaatctctctgGTTTGAGGAGCTATTTTTAAAGAAATATCTTGCACCCTAAATTGTAAGTgcacattgaaacctaccagaaaAAGTTTTCAATTAGCATTTTAATCACTGTTGCTGCATGTGGATGTCAAGAAGGTCATGACACTTGTCATCTCAGAAAACAAAGGGCAAAGCTCAAGTTAGGGCCTTGCTGAGTGGTTCCTCACAACTCTTCTTTAGGTCATGCGTCTACATATTGCTAATGCAAGACCAACAAATTACAGCCATCTAGCCAGCTCCATAGTAGCAAATACTAAGTTACCAGTTTCCAGTGCTCAACATTAACCCCGTGTGTTATAACTGACGAGTGCAGTTTGAGCAATTCTGTGAAAATGTTATACCCACACCCACAGCAAGATTACAGAACACAGTTTCAAACCCTGGATCCTGGCACAAGTGTCTTGGTAACACTTAACGCTAAGCCAATGACACCCTTGGGACAAGTGTGAGCCTATGTAAAAGTGAGAAGAAGAGCCAACGTATACTCCCTGGACAGTCTTTAGCCAAAGGAAAGGCAAATGGACGAAATGTACCAAAACATCTCACCACTTACTGAACTGTGCATTAGGTCATTAACCAGAAAGGTCCATGGTTGAAGCTACTGAGATACAAGTACCAAAACCCCGGAGAGAAATATAAATGCATTTTTGAATACAGATACACATTGAGCCATTTACTGAGCAACCGATTTAAGTTTTTAGTCATGCATGGAAGTAGACTGCCAAAACTTCCTGAAACAGTTCTATGAAACAGAACACAATTTTACTGCAGTTATTGAATTATTGAACCAAAACTCCATCCCAAAATTTTTAATTTTACAAGTATGCTTTGGGGTATGAAAAAGCTTAAATATGCCACTGAAGGGTAAATTTCAGATTCATAGGACAGCCAGACACACAGAAGGAAGGAATTACAAATAAATGAGAATCACTTTACTTATTGCTGGTATATGgaacataccagaattgattgtggttcaatGCCCAGACATAAAATACCAGAacagacaacataaaagcaaccAATTTACAAGCCAATAGTGCAAACCAGCATGAGCACacaattagcagaatggtcaTTCACAAACAAATAAccaaaaattaaataaatgtgaacacaTGAACAGACTCAATTTTCAAGAGAACAAGAGCAGGAAACACCACTTAAAGGGACAGCTAGGGTTATTACACTCAAATTTTGTTGAGAAACAAAAGCAGCTTCGGAGGTGAGgtgtagtcctggtggtgatggatTCCATCAGGGACCAAGTATTCCAGagtctccctgatggcaatttggtgaatGGGTGACTGCTAGGGTGGGTGGAGTCAGCAGCTAATTTTTCCAGTACTTTTCTTTGCTCTGGAAATGAGCAACTTCTTATGTCCGTAGCTGACAGCCAACGATCTTCTCCTCTGTGGACCATTCATTTCAACATAGACTTTAAGAGGGAAGAGGCAGTGGAGAATCAAATGGCGATAGAGATGGTCACAACATTCTCAATGATAGCTCAGTAAAAATCCATCAGGATACTCTGAAATGTTAAGGTTCCTAAGCTAGTGCAGGAGGGACAATCTGCTGAACTATCTAGTGGTGAGTGCAACATGCTTGTCCCACTTCAATGTATTGATTATTGTACTACCCAAGAATTTGAATGACTCAACTATACACAGCCTGACCATTAAGTTCCAAGGGGTGGCAGGTAGGAGGCTGTCAGTGGAAGCCAATCCTCATTTCCACTGCCTTGATAGCATCAAGCCCCATGTTGTTACAAGCATACCATACTTCAGGATGGTCTACTTCTCTGATAGGAGGTCACATTATTAGAGATGAGACCAACCAGTCATGTTATTCGCAAATTTTAGGACTTTAATGGATTTCTCAATGGAGGTATAGTCACTTGTATAAAGTGAGGAGCGCTTACAGACATTGGACCAGTCAAGTCGGAGGCCAGCCTTGAATACTGCTTACTTCCTATCACAAGGTTGTAATCCACTGCCAGACACTGGGCTAGCTTGCTGTGGAGCAACCATGGATCCACTGAGCTAAAATCCACAACAAGATCCTCACAGCTGTTGGGGGAGTCTAAATGTTAAAGAACGTAGTGAAGCACAGCCAAAAAAATTTGTAGGTTGGGAATCATTTGGAGGGAGTGCAGAAGAATGACTGAAGGAATGAATGGCATTCATTGTGATCGAAAGGAAAAATTGCAGAGTAACAGAAATTTTTCTGAATTTCTGGGAGGCCGGGGGGGTTATGATTTATCAAAAATCGTTAAGCTTTCTTATAATCTTCACTTTAAAAGATCTAACATTGTTTATTGCCTAGAATCCTTGCTATTCAACATTATTCATTTAAACCTCAGCCTTACCAAACATCTTTGGATCCACATTTCCAACCTTTCTCCAGACGTTGGAAGACAAAATGTCCAGAAACTCTTATGATTATGAATACAAAGTCAGATACTTTGCCAGAAATCCAAATTTAAaacaaagcattggaagcacttgGATGGCCAGAACATCTTATGGCGAAGAACACATTAATCATTCAAATCAATGTGCCTTTCATCCACCTGCATTAACTATCCTCATCTCTACGTACTGTCTGACACATATTGAAGTATTTTCTATAAACTTGTTTCAACTCAAAATATATTGTCCATCCTGTAAAAATCTCGATACCTGTGTCAAACTTAATGAAGTCCGTGATCTTGCCAGTATCCAGATCAATCTGCACAGTATCATTGACCTTGATCAGAGGATCTGGATAGCGAATAGTTCGCGCATCATGTGTAACGAGATGTGGAATTCCCTTGGTGCCCACTCGGATCCTCCTCACTTTACACAGCTTGTACTACAAAATCAATAAAGATAATTCATTATTCACATACAGCAATTGGGGATAAAATCTTAACTTTGTAATTGAAATGTCTCCACTTCTGGTTTTTGACAACTATGCATTATTGCCTAAACTCAAAAATATGGCACTCCTGAGTAGGAATGGAACTACACTATCCTTCACGTGCAAAACTATTAAAATATTacagagcaacacaaaatgctggcagaatctggtagcatctgtggaaatgaataaacagtcaacgttcctGGCTGAGGTCATTCTTCAGGACTCAGCACTTTTTTTAATCTTTGGGGTACACTACCCTATGAAATAGTATTTCCAAAGATACTGGGAACTATGGTTACCAGAAAACATTGTGATGAAAGATTCTCATTGCATCCTTGCTGGATCCAAATTAATTCATAGGTTCAATTCTCGGCACTGTcgtaagcagtttgtatgttcaccccgtgaccacacgggtttcactgggtgctccggtttcctcccacaatccaaaggcataccagtcgGTAGGATAATTGGACATTGTGAACTGTCCCATGATCAGGGGCCGCGGAGCAGTACAGCTCGAAGGGCCTGCTCcgcactgtatgtcaataaacaaacaaactggGCTCAATGGTCCTGCGTGAATAAACCACAGGCCTCCAAATTTAGAAGATGGAATATCAAAGTGCACAGCTTGGCTGCTAAAGGGGAAGATCATTTCTGCAACTTTCGTAGTTGACAAGGAGGACATGACCTCACGTAATAAAAATTTATCTGTCTTAATATTCGTTAAATCACCAGGTAATCTGCTAAAATACTGTATTTGACCCAATACCGTCACCTGCACAACAGTAGACTAGAAAGAATTGGATCACAATTAAAATAATTTCATTCCATCTTTAAATCAATTTAATTTTAGCATTTAATTTATTTAGAATGGTCAAATGGGCTACGGAACAGCCTAGTATAAACAGCAGCAGTTAACATAGTGCTGTCAGTGTTGAGGACTGGGTTTCAATTCCTGCcagtctgtctgtaaggagtttgtatgttctccctgtgacaccagtttcctcccaaatttcaAATACGTATGGtcaggattagtgagttgtgggcatagtaCTTAGGCACTGTAAGTACGGCAACACTTGTGAACTCCCAAGACAAGTTAATTTTAATTCAAACACATTTCGTTTCTGTATTGCAAAGTACCCGTTTCAAAATAAAGTTGAATATCTGAGGATGTCACCCACGTGAACCTGCCAATTACTTTATCTTTCACGGTGCAAGCAAATAAGGGTGGAAAGGACAGATATGATCAACTCCTCTGAGCATATATCGTATTTGCCTCCAGTCCACAATACCAGGAACACACTGGGCCAAATCAGGCTTCCCTTTGGAACCTGCCAGcccattcagtttttttttgagtCTGCATATCAAACAATTCAAGATAGTTCCAAGAGTCAGGTGCCTACGCAACTGACCCTTTGCTCCTCTACAAAACTCGCCAGCTAAAGAATATGATGCACTGAAGAAAGGAAACAGGTGGACTTTGCATCCAACCCTAGGTTTACAATAGAGAACTATAGGAGGAAAAAGCTATTTTACTTTGCTTTCACTCAGTATTTAGTTAGTTTGTAAACGTCTTGAGACTGCAGGGCTACTTGCTGCTTTGAGTCCATGCTACCATAGGTCATATATATCATAAGACAATGTAATATTTTAAACACACAATGATTGACATTATCCAAAACTAAGCAAAATTTAACGACAGTAGTAGCAGAGGGAACACTGCCTGGCTTGATTGCCCTATCACCAATTTAGGATAAAATAGTGCTCTCAGCTTTGTAAGCTTCCAATATACACTCAATTATTTTATTAGGgacacttgcttgttaatgcaagtaccTAATCCACACTTATGcagcagaaactcaatgcatgaCAGCATACTgacagtcaagaggttcagaacaAGAAAGGTGATCTAAATGACTATGACTGCAGAATTTCTGGcaccagatggggtagtttgagcatctcagaaactgatcttcAGCGATTTTCATACACAAGCCTcttgaatttacagagaatggtacaaaaaataaaaataccaGCAGCTTGCAAATCTGTGCACAATAATGCCTCCCTAAATGAGacgtcagaggggaatggccaggctggttcaagctgacaggaaggtgattctaaatcaaataaccacagtggtgtgcagaacagaaTCTAttaatgcacaacacgtcaaacttaAGTGGTTGGATACTCCAGCGAAGGACACACTGGGTTCCGCttcggtacctaataaagtggtcacagtTGACCATTCAATATTTAGTCCAAAGACTAGGCTCCAACGCATAACAAGAACAAACCTGTATACTCAACACAACCAACAGTACAAAGAAGAGTGCTTTGCATGTGAAGGAAAGCAGGCTGAACACATCACACCAAGGCACAGCTGTTTAACATTGTTGTTACCTTTGCTTCCTCAGCAGTTATTCTGTGCACAGCAAAACGACCTTTTGTATCGTAGATCAGACGAAAATGCTCACCCGTCTTATCGATGCTGATGACATCTGAAAATGAACAAAGAGGGACAATTTTATAAACTAGGTTCTGTCCTTGAGTCCATGGTAGAGCCCACTACGTACAGGTCAACACTACCTACAATATCTAGCAGCATTTTAACAAGAGACACCCCAAGGCCACAATCTCTAGTCCACAGGAAGTACAATTCTGCCATGCCTACAACCCATACTTCAGACTATCTTAGCTCATTTGAATTTGGGGAAAACTCAAACAAGTATTAGCAATTTTCATTTAGAGGTTGCCATTAATGTGTATCCCACAATACACAATATTAACGTCAAATCTGACACCAGGTCACAGGAAATATGTTTTGAAACAGATGACAAAACGCTGTTATAAGGGATAGATTTTGGTTGCATTTAACAAAATGACAGAAAATGAAGAATACCAGGTAAAGAATCACAGGACACAAGCTAAGCCAATTATAGCACTGCTGATGTACAAATAGCATGGAACTGTTTTGGAAATTGAAATCTACGGCAAAAGCATTAGAACTCAACAGTGCTGAAACAGAATGCTGCTACAGTTCAGAAAGTGAGAATGACAGACAAATACTAAACTTAAACACCGTCAAAAGATTTGAATGAGAGGTTTTAATCCAATTTGATGCTGTTCATTAAGAAATACCACAGCGATGTCTTTATTATGTCACCTTGCCC is a window of Mobula birostris isolate sMobBir1 chromosome 10, sMobBir1.hap1, whole genome shotgun sequence DNA encoding:
- the rps4x gene encoding small ribosomal subunit protein eS4, whose amino-acid sequence is MARGPKKHLKRLAAPRHWMLDKLTGVFAPRPSTGPHKLRECLPLIIFLRNRLKYALTGDEVKKICMQRFIKIDGKVRTDITYPAGFMDVISIDKTGEHFRLIYDTKGRFAVHRITAEEAKYKLCKVRRIRVGTKGIPHLVTHDARTIRYPDPLIKVNDTVQIDLDTGKITDFIKFDTGNLCMVIGGANLGRIGVITNRERHPGSFDVVHVKDANGNSFATRLSNIFVIGKGNKPWVSLPRGKGIRLTIAEERDKRLAAKQSSG